The Anabrus simplex isolate iqAnaSimp1 chromosome 1, ASM4041472v1, whole genome shotgun sequence genome window below encodes:
- the LOC136863950 gene encoding neuropeptide CCHamide-1 receptor-like — MSLDVPAFNLSNSSIWDNGSVNSSEFPLRETSVTPYSERLETYIVPALFAVIFLVGVLGNGTLVFIFLRHRNMRNVPNTYIFSLALGDLLVILTCVPFTSTLYTFDSWPYGEVICKLSECAKDVSIGVSVFTLTALSAERYCAIVSPMRRHVGGGRLSAKAFTLLVAVGIWVLAFLFALPDTINSYIREVPIPDQANIEVCFPFPEEMGPHYARIIVMMKFLVYYAIPLCIIACFYILMARHLELSTQNMPGERQGQSTQIRARKKVAKMVLAFVIIFILCFLPYHTFMLWFHFNPDSQYLYDDYWHALRIIGFCLSFINSCINPIALYFISGAFRKHFNQYLFCCCTDQSSRHSLSRRGNSEMSSHSLVHFNSTFRRHHTQLEELNCSITTASSSVFNLDKT; from the coding sequence ATGAGTCTGGACGTCCCAGCATTCAACCTGTCCAACTCAAGCATCTGGGATAATGGATCAGTGAACAGTTCTGAGTTTCCACTTCGAGAGACCTCGGTGACGCCGTACTCGGAGCGCCTGGAGACGTACATCGTCCCCGCCCTCTTCGCTGTCATCTTCCTGGTCGGTGTCCTCGGCAACGGTACTTTGGTCTTCATATTCCTGCGACACCGCAACATGAGGAATGTTCCCAACACATACATCTTCAGCCTGGCTCTCGGAGATCTGCTGGTGATACTCACCTGCGTGCCCTTCACCTCCACCCTCTACACCTTTGACTCATGGCCGTACGGGGAAGTGATCTGTAAACTTTCTGAGTGTGCCAAAGATGTCTCCATAGGCGTGTCTGTCTTCACTCTGACCGCACTGAGCGCTGAGCGGTACTGCGCCATAGTCAGTCCCATGAGGCGACACGTGGGTGGTGGACGATTGAGCGCTAAGGCCTTCACACTTCTCGTGGCGGTAGGTATCTGGGTGCTGGCATTTCTGTTCGCGCTCCCAGATACTATCAACTCCTACATACGCGAAGTGCCCATTCCAGACCAAGCTAACATAGAAGTCTGCTTCCCGTTCCCTGAAGAAATGGGCCCTCACTATGCACGAATCATCGTTATGATGAAGTTTCTAGTCTATTATGCTATCCCTTTATGTATCATTGCTTGTTTCTATATATTGATGGCGAGACATTTGGAATTAAGCACTCAAAATATGCCTGGCGAAAGACAAGGACAGTCAACTCAAATCCGTGCACGTAAGAAAGTAGCAAAGATGGTTTTGGCATTTGTCATCATATTTATTCTGTGCTTTCTACCTTACCATACTTTTATGTTGTGGTTCCACTTCAATCCCGATTCTCAGTATCTATATGATGACTACTGGCATGCTCTGCGGATCATCGGGTTTTGCTTAAGTTTCATAAACTCATGTATCAATCCCATTGCATTGTATTTCATAAGCGGTGCGTTTCGCAAGCACTTCAACCAGTACCTCTTTTGTTGCTGTACCGACCAGTCTTCTCGGCACAGCCTGTCGAGGCGAGGAAACAGCGAGATGTCTTCCCATTCCTTGGTGCACTTCAACAGTACATTCCGCAGACATCACACTCAGCTGGAGGAGCTCAACTGCTCCATAACAACGGCCAGCTCGTCGGTCTTCAACCTGGACAAGACCTGA